One window from the genome of Lysobacter helvus encodes:
- a CDS encoding VOC family protein, translated as MHRSRLCALLIDCRTDDIDAAARFWSHALGREIDRDHPGTRGNYVMLATRPEEPIVQLQRVAHESRVHLDIETDDIPAEVARLEALGASVVQRLERWVVMQAPTGQRFCIVRVQRPGWPEGATTWA; from the coding sequence ATGCACCGGTCCCGCCTCTGCGCCCTGCTGATCGATTGCCGCACCGACGACATCGACGCCGCCGCCCGCTTCTGGTCCCACGCCCTCGGCCGCGAGATCGACCGCGACCATCCCGGCACGCGCGGCAACTACGTCATGCTCGCCACGCGGCCCGAAGAACCGATCGTGCAGCTGCAGCGCGTGGCGCACGAAAGCCGCGTGCACCTCGATATCGAAACCGACGACATCCCCGCGGAAGTGGCACGCCTGGAAGCGCTCGGCGCGTCCGTCGTGCAACGCCTCGAACGCTGGGTGGTGATGCAGGCGCCGACGGGCCAGCGCTTCTGCATCGTGCGCGTGCAACGCCCCGGGTGGCCCGAAGGCGCGACCACCTGGGCGTGA